ACGTAGCTTGAGTCGCCGTATATGTTCCACGTTTGAAAATCATGCAAGCAATACGGACGTTCAGGGTTTAATGGAATCTTAGTTCCACAACGAATACAATAACCGTTCTTTTCATTGTTTTGGAGAGTATTTTTATCGGATGTTTTAGAAGCATAAGGAGTTGATAGTATGTTAAACATTTCTTAACTTACTCTATATAGTCTATATACCATTTAAAATTTGTAAATATATAATTTTTAGATGATAATCTGTTTGTATTCACCGTATGCTAAATCTAAATTCAGTAAATATCCATGAATATCTTGGTTTTCAGAGAATTCTTTTAAAGCTTTCTGCTGGTACAACACAGCTTGTTCGAAATGAAGTTTATTGTCACCGGTTAAATTCAACCCAAGATACTGCTGATATAACCGGAAAACAACACCAGTAAAAAATACGGTATACTCACTCGTAAACGTATCCGTGGATACAACACCTTCTTGAAACATCTGAGATTTACTCCCAGTTTTACAATCGACGTAATATGGTGTCACTGCCGAGGTGTTAATCCACAGCCACCGCTCTTCTCCTTTCATACGTTTGAAGATATAATCGGTTTTCGTATCCTGCTCGTCAGAAGGATAACAAATCCGGTTGATGATCTGATGTTTGGTGGCATAGGGTGTTTCACCGCGGGTTGAATCAAGCAGCACCCAACCATATCCTGGTACATAGTATTCAACCATGTAGTGCATCTGCGTCCAGAACCCTTGATCATTATGCGCAAGAATAACTCGTGCAGGGATGTTTTGCGATCTGAACAATGCACAGGCAAGATGAGATCTGCCAACATTTTCACCACCGATAAGCAAGGTTGTCCGTGCATCCTGAGAGAAAAAAACACCGAGATTTAATTGGAGAACAAATAAACCATATCGATGATGCCGGATAAACCAAGCGACATCTTTAGCATACGATATCATATTATTCTGAATGCCTCGGAGTTGTTGTGCTTTCCGTTGAATCAAGAAGCTGTGAACCTGAACAACCTTACTTGATGAAAGCCATACCCTGGTATCTTTTGGAAGCTGCCATCGTCGAGGAAACCGAACGTTATCTGAAAGGTCGCTAAAATCATGATTCTGAACAACGACGTAACATGAGAAATGCAGCAGCACCAATGCATGTTTATCTAAGCTATCAATATGAAATTGGATAACCTTATTTGGTTTGTTGATATCATCTTCGATTTGATACCCAAGCAGTTTTTCTGTGGTATCATTATGGATTTCCAGATAGATTG
The nucleotide sequence above comes from Candidatus Thermoplasmatota archaeon. Encoded proteins:
- a CDS encoding transglutaminase-like domain-containing protein, producing MLYTEDINTIETNYSIIIMQRQVAFFIVIFMVCSAVAPMVSSSQPVTIDADHSFKLNNITDAGQDTEVYLLRGEHYLYLSAQEATDAFTVLFSYPPQYGYQVPIYLEIHNDTTEKLLGYQIEDDINKPNKVIQFHIDSLDKHALVLLHFSCYVVVQNHDFSDLSDNVRFPRRWQLPKDTRVWLSSSKVVQVHSFLIQRKAQQLRGIQNNMISYAKDVAWFIRHHRYGLFVLQLNLGVFFSQDARTTLLIGGENVGRSHLACALFRSQNIPARVILAHNDQGFWTQMHYMVEYYVPGYGWVLLDSTRGETPYATKHQIINRICYPSDEQDTKTDYIFKRMKGEERWLWINTSAVTPYYVDCKTGSKSQMFQEGVVSTDTFTSEYTVFFTGVVFRLYQQYLGLNLTGDNKLHFEQAVLYQQKALKEFSENQDIHGYLLNLDLAYGEYKQIII